A window of the Chloroflexus sp. Y-396-1 genome harbors these coding sequences:
- a CDS encoding polysaccharide deacetylase family protein, translating into MIPIVHLAIDPALAPQRPEITYTWRTLLTGMGYGWQELPWNASAVTIAYAADPLQVPSAQIVIHAQPERWTNPQQVRLIGHTQCHGYTLPRLEGDTPQAYPQVVNGSLHIVNDPIFAAFWLLSGYEEDQYPTLKHGYRDLSGSPMLTAGLLRRGLASAIGCWLTDMLQRCGLPHGLPRWPNGAMLAASCGHDVDYPEIVRWLEPLRILHRQGIRGLRAAFDVVRGRRNHWHFHSWMALEEQLGTRSAFYFVARQGSLLEYATGRPDPFYDVQAPHFRQLFRELSTAGWEIGLHASYLAYTDRSILAAERERLATSSGQPIEGNRHHYWHLNPCQPEQTLLLHEQVGFQYDASLTHNRYMGWRRSSTWPFFPWHRKLRRAVRTLQLPTGWMDDHLFGQKQYNPGERHGLLDELRDTVTEQGGLLLVDVHDYVYDDVLFPGWAATYRALWEDLAARGRVWFATPAAIARHWITRANQLAAVSTGLNEEAMNQPLSLKTSSQSI; encoded by the coding sequence ATGATACCGATTGTTCATCTGGCAATCGATCCGGCGCTAGCACCACAACGCCCTGAAATCACCTATACCTGGCGCACCTTGCTAACCGGTATGGGGTATGGCTGGCAGGAACTCCCGTGGAATGCCTCAGCGGTAACAATTGCCTACGCCGCCGATCCATTGCAGGTGCCATCGGCCCAGATAGTGATTCATGCTCAGCCTGAACGTTGGACCAACCCTCAGCAGGTTCGTCTGATTGGCCATACACAATGTCACGGCTACACCTTGCCGCGTCTGGAAGGCGATACCCCGCAGGCATACCCACAGGTAGTTAATGGCAGTCTACACATTGTCAATGACCCAATTTTTGCTGCGTTTTGGCTGCTCAGTGGGTACGAAGAAGATCAATACCCAACCCTCAAACACGGCTATCGTGATTTGAGTGGTTCGCCAATGCTCACCGCAGGCTTGCTACGCCGCGGATTAGCGTCGGCGATTGGCTGCTGGCTGACAGACATGCTACAGCGATGTGGATTGCCGCACGGATTACCTCGTTGGCCCAATGGGGCTATGCTAGCAGCTTCTTGTGGTCACGATGTTGATTACCCAGAGATTGTGCGCTGGCTAGAACCACTGCGTATTCTGCATCGACAGGGCATCAGAGGGCTACGGGCTGCATTTGATGTGGTACGTGGTCGGCGCAACCACTGGCATTTTCACTCATGGATGGCGCTCGAAGAACAACTCGGTACCCGTTCGGCGTTCTACTTCGTAGCCCGCCAGGGTTCGTTGCTGGAATATGCAACCGGTCGGCCTGATCCCTTCTACGATGTACAGGCTCCTCACTTCCGCCAACTCTTTCGTGAATTGAGTACTGCGGGCTGGGAAATTGGTCTTCATGCCAGCTATTTGGCCTACACCGACCGCAGTATCCTCGCCGCCGAACGCGAGCGACTGGCTACGTCTAGTGGTCAACCTATTGAGGGGAATCGCCATCACTATTGGCATCTTAATCCCTGCCAACCAGAACAAACACTCCTTCTGCACGAACAGGTTGGCTTTCAATACGATGCTTCGCTGACCCATAACCGTTATATGGGCTGGCGACGGAGCAGTACTTGGCCCTTCTTTCCGTGGCATCGCAAACTCCGGCGGGCGGTCCGGACTCTGCAACTGCCTACAGGCTGGATGGACGATCATCTGTTTGGGCAGAAACAATACAATCCTGGTGAGCGCCACGGTTTGTTGGATGAATTACGTGACACGGTTACGGAACAGGGAGGTCTGCTGCTGGTCGATGTGCATGACTATGTCTATGATGATGTCCTCTTCCCCGGCTGGGCAGCGACCTATCGTGCATTGTGGGAAGACCTTGCCGCACGTGGGCGTGTCTGGTTTGCCACCCCAGCAGCGATTGCCAGACACTGGATAACACGAGCAAATCAGCTTGCAGCCGTCAGTACCGGTCTAAATGAAGAAGCGATGAACCAACCGCTCTCCTTGAAGACTTCATCACAGTCGATATGA
- a CDS encoding DapH/DapD/GlmU-related protein — MDERLRLYLSRQASSLTRYISEQVVQSICGWIPGLVGIGLRALVYRTLMHIDGIVAIEDGVRIRFADNVRLGKGVYLDHGVYLHACPGGITIGDESMVMKNAILHVYNFRNLPHSHITVGRRSLIGEGCILRGQGGITIGDDVYLGTLVQILAVNHVFHDTTRPISMQGITAQGISIGHGSWIGSGAIILDGVRIGCNVVVGAGAVVTRDIPDYCIAVGNPARVIRNLRTDPFPHEQHSVPVY, encoded by the coding sequence ATGGATGAGCGACTACGTCTCTATTTGAGTCGACAAGCAAGCTCACTAACCCGCTACATCAGCGAGCAGGTCGTGCAAAGTATTTGTGGTTGGATACCTGGCCTCGTTGGGATTGGCTTACGGGCGTTAGTGTACCGGACGCTGATGCACATCGACGGGATCGTTGCTATCGAAGACGGCGTTCGGATCCGCTTTGCCGACAATGTTCGCTTAGGGAAAGGAGTGTACCTTGATCACGGGGTCTATCTGCACGCTTGCCCTGGCGGAATCACGATTGGCGACGAGAGTATGGTGATGAAAAACGCCATCCTGCATGTGTACAACTTTCGCAATCTTCCGCACAGTCACATCACCGTTGGCAGACGTTCACTTATCGGTGAAGGTTGTATCTTACGTGGGCAAGGCGGTATCACCATCGGCGATGATGTGTATCTGGGTACACTGGTGCAGATATTGGCCGTCAATCACGTCTTCCACGATACGACTCGCCCGATCAGTATGCAGGGGATCACGGCGCAAGGGATCAGCATTGGTCATGGATCGTGGATCGGGAGCGGCGCAATTATTCTCGATGGCGTGCGGATCGGATGTAACGTTGTTGTGGGGGCTGGGGCAGTCGTAACCAGAGATATTCCCGATTACTGCATCGCGGTGGGAAATCCGGCTCGGGTCATTCGTAATCTACGCACTGATCCATTCCCACACGAACAACATTCTGTGCCGGTCTACTGA
- a CDS encoding B12-binding domain-containing radical SAM protein, translating to MSEQEMTPVQPKKAPGDKPTGIKLVAPARPHERAGEIRFVEMPREKTPRLDVLVLNPPSPDGDLFLRDIARVGRRTRDGIIWPQTALAQIAAVVKEAGYTVEVIDAIGLMMDWKSFEKYMWEKKPRYMIIHATAPTLTNDMRTTFIGKAVGTITMAIGTHVTPMTRETLEAYPTLDIVVRGEPELTIVDVIRTIDRVVEQERATETVAVGNPDLTPPWRKLPFPDASYLTTRGRFLGVHPKIIAKALRETLGVGYRDEHGEVRINPDRPFIEDLDTLPIPLHDQLPWQRYKVPIVGGPYTFVLTSRGCPAGCRYCIKHVTYQSSVRHRSPHHVLQEMVMLKEMGMKHIHFEADLFTVKKEFVYDLCHTIIKEGLKLRWSCNSRVDFVDEDELRLMRKAGCFMIAWGLESGSEEILKRARKGTTVKRIEETIAASHRAGIMNWGYFIIGLPGETVETIQQTIALSKRLPLDIALFHIATPYPGTPFYYEAVANGWIRMNQWEDYDMYSHTVLNYPHLSSSDLEYWAKRAAREWSLRPRPIMTFLKGAANPETWGQLWQIGVNHLKWIGASLHNEGLRRLSGSGTI from the coding sequence ATGAGCGAGCAGGAAATGACTCCGGTTCAACCCAAGAAAGCACCAGGTGACAAGCCGACAGGTATCAAGCTTGTGGCGCCTGCCCGTCCACATGAACGGGCAGGCGAGATCCGCTTTGTCGAAATGCCGCGTGAAAAGACTCCGCGGCTCGACGTGTTGGTGCTCAACCCACCATCACCTGACGGCGATCTCTTCTTACGGGACATTGCCCGTGTCGGTCGTCGCACCCGTGACGGCATTATTTGGCCGCAAACCGCATTGGCCCAGATCGCCGCGGTCGTGAAAGAGGCTGGCTATACGGTCGAAGTCATTGATGCAATCGGGCTGATGATGGATTGGAAATCGTTCGAGAAATACATGTGGGAGAAGAAGCCGCGCTATATGATTATCCACGCAACGGCTCCCACTTTAACGAACGACATGCGCACGACCTTCATCGGCAAAGCAGTGGGGACCATCACGATGGCGATCGGCACCCACGTCACCCCAATGACCCGTGAGACGCTTGAGGCGTACCCAACGCTCGACATCGTGGTACGTGGCGAGCCAGAATTAACCATTGTTGACGTCATTCGCACAATTGATCGGGTTGTCGAACAAGAGCGTGCTACCGAGACGGTAGCAGTTGGCAATCCCGATCTCACGCCACCGTGGCGCAAATTGCCCTTTCCCGATGCTTCCTATCTGACAACACGCGGTCGATTTTTAGGTGTGCATCCCAAAATTATTGCCAAAGCACTCCGCGAAACTCTCGGCGTTGGCTACCGCGACGAACACGGTGAAGTGCGGATCAATCCCGACCGACCATTCATCGAAGACCTCGACACCCTACCCATTCCGCTTCACGATCAGTTACCGTGGCAACGTTACAAAGTTCCAATTGTTGGTGGCCCCTATACCTTCGTTCTCACCAGTCGCGGTTGCCCGGCCGGTTGCCGTTACTGTATCAAACATGTGACCTATCAGTCGAGTGTGCGTCATCGTAGCCCGCATCACGTCTTGCAAGAGATGGTGATGCTGAAGGAAATGGGGATGAAGCACATTCACTTTGAGGCTGACCTGTTTACCGTTAAAAAAGAGTTCGTCTACGATCTCTGTCATACGATCATCAAAGAGGGTTTAAAGCTGCGCTGGAGCTGCAATAGCCGGGTAGATTTTGTTGATGAAGACGAGCTGCGTTTAATGCGCAAGGCTGGTTGTTTTATGATTGCCTGGGGATTGGAGAGTGGGAGTGAAGAGATTTTGAAGCGTGCTCGCAAAGGTACAACGGTAAAGCGGATCGAAGAGACGATTGCTGCCAGTCATCGCGCCGGAATTATGAACTGGGGGTACTTTATCATTGGCCTACCCGGTGAGACGGTGGAAACGATTCAGCAGACCATTGCACTCTCGAAGCGGCTGCCGCTCGATATTGCGCTTTTCCACATTGCCACCCCCTACCCCGGCACGCCATTCTATTACGAAGCCGTAGCTAATGGCTGGATTCGGATGAATCAGTGGGAAGACTATGATATGTACTCCCACACCGTCTTAAATTATCCCCACCTTAGTTCGTCCGATCTTGAGTATTGGGCCAAACGTGCTGCGCGTGAGTGGTCGTTACGGCCACGACCAATCATGACCTTCCTGAAGGGCGCCGCAAACCCAGAAACCTGGGGACAGCTCTGGCAAATCGGTGTCAATCACTTGAAGTGGATCGGTGCCAGCTTACACAATGAAGGACTGCGTCGGTTGAGCGGTAGCGGCACGATATAG
- a CDS encoding SDR family NAD(P)-dependent oxidoreductase, with protein MTEREVVLITGSSRGIGHFLVDHFLGRGALVEGCARHPVDWERPGYTHHCVDVTDESQVKAMLSSIHRRHGRLDIAINNAGIAAMNHALLMPGDTARQILHVNVLGSFLVCREAAKLMRRRNYGRIVNFSTIAVPLRLEGEALYAAAKSAVEMLTRVLAREFAPFGITVNAIGPTPIETDLIRGVPREKLQQIIDHLAIRRFGMFRDVAHVIDFFVHPASDNITGQVLYLGGGG; from the coding sequence GTGACTGAACGGGAGGTCGTCCTCATCACGGGCAGTAGTCGCGGGATTGGGCACTTTCTGGTTGACCATTTTCTCGGACGTGGAGCGCTGGTAGAAGGGTGTGCCCGTCATCCGGTTGATTGGGAACGGCCCGGCTATACCCATCATTGTGTTGATGTGACCGATGAGAGTCAGGTCAAAGCGATGCTGAGTTCTATTCACCGTCGGCACGGACGGCTCGATATTGCCATCAACAATGCCGGGATTGCCGCAATGAACCACGCGCTGTTGATGCCGGGTGATACGGCGCGTCAGATTCTGCATGTCAATGTCTTAGGCAGTTTTCTCGTCTGTCGCGAAGCAGCCAAACTCATGCGCCGACGGAACTACGGGCGGATTGTTAACTTTAGCACCATTGCAGTGCCGTTGCGTCTCGAAGGGGAAGCGCTGTATGCCGCAGCCAAGAGTGCCGTTGAGATGTTGACCCGCGTGCTGGCACGGGAGTTTGCTCCGTTCGGGATCACCGTGAACGCCATTGGCCCAACGCCCATCGAGACCGATTTGATCCGAGGCGTACCGCGTGAAAAACTGCAACAGATCATCGACCATCTGGCTATTCGTCGCTTTGGAATGTTTCGTGATGTTGCCCACGTGATTGATTTCTTCGTGCATCCGGCCAGCGACAACATTACCGGTCAGGTCCTCTATCTTGGCGGTGGTGGGTGA
- the wecB gene encoding non-hydrolyzing UDP-N-acetylglucosamine 2-epimerase, producing MARVLTVLGTRPEIIKLSPLIPLLEERFDHILVHSGQHYSYEVDAIFFEELNLPRPRYMLGVGSAQHGEQTARILSRLEPILLQEQPDLVLVQGDTNTTMAGALCAAKLGFPVVHLEAGGRSFNRAMPEELNRIIVDHIAEILLAADEIAAANLRAEGLPEERIHVIGSTAIDAALRHRERAAKSTILQQLEVTPGEYLVLTLHRAENTEPDTLPGIVRAFNELAETYRIVFPVHPRTAAALERQGLQLSPRILAIRPLGYLDTLCLVQSAQALLTDSGGLQEEAAVLGTPILLVRNETEWRYLVEAGVAVLIGNTYERILEGTATWLSPPGLSRLHNARSPIVSGAAERAVAIMEASISR from the coding sequence ATGGCCCGCGTTCTGACCGTCCTCGGCACTCGACCTGAGATTATTAAACTTTCACCGCTCATCCCACTTCTCGAAGAGCGTTTCGACCATATTCTGGTTCATTCTGGTCAGCACTATTCGTATGAAGTTGATGCCATCTTTTTTGAAGAACTCAACCTCCCGCGTCCGCGTTACATGCTTGGCGTCGGTTCAGCCCAACACGGAGAACAGACAGCCCGTATTCTTTCGCGCCTAGAGCCGATCTTGCTGCAAGAGCAGCCCGATCTCGTTCTAGTTCAGGGCGACACCAACACTACTATGGCCGGCGCGCTCTGTGCGGCGAAACTCGGCTTTCCGGTGGTGCATCTGGAGGCGGGCGGGCGTTCGTTTAACCGGGCGATGCCCGAAGAACTGAACCGCATCATTGTCGATCATATCGCTGAAATTCTGTTGGCTGCCGACGAAATAGCTGCGGCGAACTTACGCGCTGAAGGGCTACCGGAAGAGCGGATCCACGTCATTGGCTCGACAGCAATCGATGCGGCGCTTCGGCATCGCGAGCGCGCAGCGAAGAGCACAATTCTGCAACAACTGGAAGTAACACCGGGTGAGTATCTGGTCTTAACGTTACATCGCGCCGAAAATACCGAACCAGATACGCTGCCGGGGATTGTTCGTGCCTTTAACGAGCTGGCCGAAACCTACCGGATAGTCTTTCCGGTGCATCCACGCACTGCGGCCGCGCTTGAACGACAGGGTTTACAGCTCTCGCCACGGATTCTGGCGATCCGTCCGCTGGGTTATCTTGACACCCTCTGTCTGGTACAGTCGGCGCAGGCCCTGCTCACCGACTCAGGTGGTCTCCAGGAAGAGGCAGCCGTCTTAGGTACACCCATCCTGCTGGTGCGCAACGAAACGGAATGGCGCTATCTGGTTGAGGCTGGAGTTGCCGTTCTTATTGGTAACACCTACGAGCGCATTCTTGAAGGCACCGCAACCTGGCTCAGTCCTCCTGGCTTAAGTCGTCTTCACAATGCTCGCTCCCCTATCGTTAGTGGGGCAGCCGAACGTGCAGTTGCGATTATGGAAGCATCTATTAGTAGATAA
- a CDS encoding fatty acid--CoA ligase family protein, which translates to MSIGWLYERMAQWASHPAIVWHDHPYTYHDLLSRIKTWHDTLDHHDVGPGQVVTIEGDYSPNAVSLLLALIERNDIVVPLTPSVAAQREEFLAIAEVQVVVRFTDDDHWQIERRPIPVTNPLTLQLIARQHPGLVLFSSGSTGKSKAALHDFILLLEKFKVPRHRRVTLTFLLLDHIGGINTLFYTLANGGTVVSVPSRDPDVVCRAIETHRVQTLPTSPTFLNLLLISEAYQRYDLSSLELITYGTEVMPESTLHRIHEVFPHVQLLQTYGLSELGILRSKSRDSNSLWVKIGGEGFETKVVDGVLWIRARSAMLGYLNAPSPFDEEGWMNTQDVVEVDGEYIRILGRRSEIINVGGQKVYPAEVESVLLQLPNIKDVAVIGERHPITGQIVTARINLFEPEDLTELKRRVRAFCRERLAPYKIPVKIVITDQEQHSARFKKMRKPS; encoded by the coding sequence ATGAGCATTGGATGGCTCTATGAACGAATGGCCCAATGGGCGTCGCATCCGGCAATTGTTTGGCACGATCATCCATACACCTATCACGATCTGCTCTCGCGCATCAAGACCTGGCACGACACGCTTGATCACCACGACGTTGGTCCTGGTCAAGTGGTCACCATTGAAGGTGATTATTCCCCGAACGCTGTGAGTCTGCTCTTAGCGTTGATCGAGCGAAACGATATTGTCGTGCCCCTCACGCCGAGTGTGGCTGCGCAGCGCGAGGAATTTCTGGCGATTGCCGAAGTGCAGGTCGTGGTACGCTTCACCGATGATGATCACTGGCAGATCGAGCGACGCCCGATACCGGTGACTAATCCGTTGACGTTGCAATTGATTGCACGCCAGCATCCGGGATTGGTGCTCTTCTCGTCTGGTTCAACCGGCAAGAGCAAGGCGGCCCTCCACGATTTCATCCTGCTCCTCGAAAAGTTCAAAGTTCCCCGTCATCGGCGTGTGACGCTGACCTTCTTACTCCTCGATCACATCGGCGGGATCAACACGCTCTTTTATACGCTGGCAAACGGTGGTACGGTGGTGTCCGTTCCCTCACGCGATCCTGATGTCGTCTGTCGCGCCATTGAAACGCACCGTGTGCAAACCCTGCCGACCTCGCCAACGTTTCTCAATCTGCTGTTGATCTCGGAAGCCTATCAACGCTACGACCTCTCATCGCTCGAGTTGATTACCTATGGGACGGAAGTGATGCCGGAAAGCACGCTGCACCGGATTCACGAAGTGTTTCCGCACGTGCAACTCTTGCAGACCTACGGTCTTTCTGAGCTGGGCATTCTACGCTCGAAATCACGTGATTCCAATTCCCTGTGGGTCAAGATCGGTGGCGAAGGGTTTGAGACCAAAGTGGTCGATGGGGTCTTGTGGATACGGGCCAGATCGGCGATGCTTGGCTATTTGAATGCACCTAGTCCCTTCGATGAGGAAGGATGGATGAATACTCAGGATGTGGTCGAAGTTGATGGGGAATACATTCGCATCTTAGGCCGACGGAGCGAGATCATCAACGTAGGCGGACAAAAGGTATACCCGGCGGAAGTGGAGAGTGTTTTGTTACAGCTACCGAATATCAAAGATGTCGCAGTGATTGGTGAACGGCATCCGATCACCGGCCAGATTGTGACAGCGCGCATTAATCTGTTTGAGCCGGAAGACCTAACCGAGTTGAAGCGACGAGTCCGCGCATTCTGTCGCGAACGACTGGCACCGTACAAGATTCCGGTCAAGATTGTGATTACCGACCAAGAACAGCACAGTGCTCGCTTTAAGAAGATGCGGAAACCGTCGTAG
- a CDS encoding acyltransferase — translation MNILRTVIFGLLFIMPPAFKPMILRIACGARIGRGVSIGWFSTVMGRHISIGDYSAIRPLTVIHCGGDLRIGRYSIISSFTLVYGAAGMWIGDHCYIGPQSLINTEEEVRMGDWSALGARCMVYTHGSFLPYTEGYWVQFAPVVIGQRVWCAAGVFLHPGTTIGDNSFVNSRSVVSGEIPGDSIVEGYPAQVVNTISRMRRTITPRRLEAIAAQMLRHFLNIAVHQGDLRLLSGEPHPLVQVGRHTYRIMLAPASGDIPAADPDQPTLWIICRHHWRPAQSTLWLDLSSNRRSADHNAVLDTLCTFLQRYYGIQLEYEER, via the coding sequence ATGAACATCTTGCGAACTGTCATTTTTGGGTTGCTCTTTATTATGCCACCGGCGTTCAAGCCGATGATCTTACGCATTGCTTGCGGTGCCCGGATCGGGCGGGGGGTATCGATTGGCTGGTTCAGCACGGTGATGGGCCGTCATATCAGTATCGGTGATTACAGCGCCATTCGTCCGCTGACGGTTATTCATTGCGGTGGTGATCTCAGAATTGGACGCTACAGCATTATCAGCAGTTTCACGCTGGTTTACGGTGCTGCCGGGATGTGGATTGGCGATCACTGCTACATCGGCCCGCAATCGCTCATTAACACCGAAGAAGAGGTGCGAATGGGTGATTGGAGTGCACTTGGGGCGCGTTGTATGGTCTACACGCACGGATCATTCTTGCCTTACACGGAAGGTTACTGGGTACAGTTCGCACCGGTGGTCATCGGTCAGCGGGTTTGGTGTGCAGCCGGTGTCTTTCTCCATCCTGGCACAACGATTGGTGATAACAGCTTTGTAAACTCGCGTTCAGTTGTCAGTGGCGAAATCCCGGGCGACTCGATTGTCGAAGGCTATCCGGCGCAGGTTGTGAATACGATAAGTCGGATGCGGCGCACGATTACCCCACGCCGACTTGAGGCAATCGCTGCGCAGATGTTGCGCCACTTTCTGAATATTGCCGTGCATCAAGGTGACCTGCGACTGCTATCTGGGGAACCGCATCCACTGGTTCAAGTTGGTCGGCATACCTACCGAATCATGCTGGCGCCGGCAAGTGGTGACATCCCCGCAGCCGATCCTGATCAACCAACCCTCTGGATCATCTGTCGGCATCATTGGCGTCCAGCTCAGTCAACCCTCTGGCTTGATTTAAGCTCCAACCGACGTAGTGCTGATCATAACGCAGTGCTCGACACACTATGCACGTTTTTACAGCGCTATTACGGCATTCAACTCGAATACGAAGAGAGGTAA
- a CDS encoding glycosyltransferase family 2 protein encodes MTTLSVVIPAYNEEDGIAAIIERVLAIRPALKEVGIDDLECIVVDDGSKDRTAAIVQGFGDQVRLIRQQNRGYGGALKTGFSQARGELIGFLDADSTYPPEYFPAMCKVALAGADIVIGSRMAGEHSEMPLVRRIGNLIFATMLSLVAGVRISDSASGQRVLRRSILPIIYPLPNTLDFTPAMSTRALHEGLRMVEIPIPYKERAGRSKLHVIRDGLRFTKSIVWTALTYNPVRIFGGIGLLLLLLAGLIIGGQSLGIALGFLGGWSFPQLFGALVLAVAGVTLYTTGTSFSYLVTLFHKRAIRQGLFGRRGNGRRIERHYWWLGLLAIGGGLTTYVAAVAFDLTNPTLAHSWFAPVVSAMLVLMGVQLVSAWGLVRVLAELSRREIEQEADLNWTYTPLTTPVEAAAQTA; translated from the coding sequence ATGACGACACTTTCCGTTGTGATACCGGCGTACAACGAAGAAGATGGAATTGCGGCTATTATCGAGCGAGTACTTGCTATCCGCCCGGCACTGAAAGAGGTTGGGATCGACGATCTCGAGTGTATTGTCGTTGACGATGGCTCGAAAGATCGAACTGCGGCAATTGTGCAGGGTTTCGGTGATCAAGTACGGCTGATTCGGCAGCAGAATCGCGGTTATGGTGGCGCACTGAAGACTGGCTTCAGCCAAGCGCGCGGAGAGCTGATCGGATTTCTCGATGCCGATAGTACCTATCCTCCCGAATACTTTCCCGCTATGTGTAAAGTTGCTCTCGCGGGAGCAGATATTGTGATCGGTAGCCGGATGGCTGGCGAGCACAGCGAAATGCCATTGGTGCGTCGGATTGGGAATCTGATCTTTGCCACGATGCTCTCGCTGGTAGCGGGTGTACGGATCAGTGACAGTGCAAGTGGTCAGCGCGTTTTACGCAGATCGATTCTCCCTATAATCTATCCACTGCCAAACACCCTCGATTTTACACCGGCTATGAGTACCCGTGCCCTTCATGAAGGGCTACGCATGGTCGAGATTCCCATTCCCTACAAAGAGCGCGCCGGACGGAGCAAACTACACGTGATTCGCGACGGTCTCCGCTTCACTAAATCGATTGTCTGGACGGCACTAACGTATAATCCGGTGCGCATCTTCGGCGGAATCGGTCTCTTGCTATTGCTGTTAGCCGGACTGATCATTGGGGGGCAGAGCCTTGGCATCGCCCTTGGCTTCCTGGGTGGTTGGTCATTCCCTCAACTCTTTGGCGCACTGGTGTTGGCTGTCGCCGGTGTGACCCTCTACACCACCGGTACCTCGTTTAGCTACCTGGTCACGCTGTTCCATAAACGGGCCATTCGCCAAGGTTTGTTCGGCCGGCGTGGTAACGGGCGACGGATCGAGCGCCACTACTGGTGGTTGGGATTACTGGCAATAGGTGGTGGACTCACAACTTATGTGGCGGCGGTTGCTTTTGATCTGACCAACCCTACCCTAGCACACTCGTGGTTTGCACCGGTTGTCAGTGCCATGCTCGTCTTGATGGGCGTTCAACTGGTCAGTGCCTGGGGTCTGGTGCGAGTTTTGGCCGAGCTAAGCCGACGTGAGATCGAGCAGGAAGCCGATCTGAATTGGACTTACACACCGCTCACGACACCGGTCGAAGCAGCAGCCCAGACAGCGTAA